The DNA region TGGTAAATAATCAATTATCATTAAAAGGGTTTTTATAGGCGTATGAAAAAAAGATACCGTATTATCTTTTGATAACTGAATATAGTTATTTAAATCACTAATTCTACTATAACTAGTAATTTCTCCATCTTTCTTAAAATTTGGCGACTTATATGGAAGAATAACTATTTGAAAATATGGGATGTTATTGCATCGAATATTTGCTGTTTCACCCAACATATTTTCAAAATAATTATTTCTGTTTTTAATATAACTACTTAAAATTGATTTTAGGCCAATACCTGCTACTTGTTTACCATTTTTTCTTTCAATAACTATGTCAACTCTCTTATTAATATATCTACCTTTAATTTGTTCTTCTTTACCTGTAGTTAATTTAGTTTTTAAAACATAGTCATTACCCATTAATTTCTGAAGATGTTTTGCAATAACACCATGAATATTATTAACTTTATCAGCGCTTCTTTCGCCACTTTTATCTTTTAAATTTTTCATAAAGACCTTTAAAAAACTAATTTCTAATTCCTTCAATAGTTCACCAGTTTCTAAGCTAAGATTATACATTTCTACCTCCAAAATATTCCAATATTTTATATGATAAGTATCTTTTTAAATCTAATGAAGAATAAAAATAATACTCTCCATTTTTGTCTTTCCCTAAAATTTTAAGAAAATTTATAAAATCATTTTGCTTAATAAGAAACATCAAATCATCATAATTATATTTTTCAGAATAAATATAATAACCACTGTATAATATAATTCCTGAATCAATTTTATTAATTTTTATACTATTTATATTTTTAACTATATTACCTATAGCAATTCTTTTTTTATTAGTATCTGCTATCCCTTGTGTTCTTGCAAATTCATATCATTTCTGATCTTGTAAACTTCTGTTTAATAATCTTTTTTTATTTTTTTGTAAAAGTTCAAATATAGTAGGGTTTTTTTGCTTAATTTTTTCTAATGAAATTAGAACACCATTTTTATCATATGGAAAAAAACTTTAGTCTTTTCCATTTTAGATATTTTTATTGCATCAGAAGTATATTTACCATTATAATTTTTATTAAAAAAAATGAATCTAAGTTTGATGATACACCATTTTTAATATGAATATCTCTATTAAATTCTGTTAACATAATTTTTCGAAATTTATTAAGACTATTCTTAGTTGAAAAATAAAACTGCTTATTAATATAAAAATCAGAATAATTTAATTTTGCTATTTTTTTAGGGATTTTTTTATTTTTATCATATTCAAAATAATAAATACTATTATTTAAACTATTATTTAATAAAGTAATAGTTGTATATGTGGTTACATTTTCAAATGGATTGAAATGTTTTAAATTTACAATAGTATTAATTTTTTTATTCGAATAAATAAAATGTCGTAATTTTTCACCTGCTGTACTAGTAAAATAAGAATTCGGGGTTATATATATTAATTTTCCATTAGAATTTAACATTTTTAAACTAATTTCATAAAAAATTATAAATAAATCAGTCATTCCTTTATTTGCAAAAGCAAATTTTTTATAATTAATACTTTCTAAGTCATGAATACGAATATAAGGTGGATTACCTACTACATAATCCATTTTATTATCATACTTTTCTTCTTTAAGAGAATCTCCAAAAACTATATCTCAATTCACTTTTAAGTTAATATTTCTTTTTATTAATAAATTATTTAAATTAATTATACATTTTTCATAAGCAACCAAATCAAGTTCAATTCCATGAATAAAAATAGATAAATTTTTAACAATTTGTTTTTGATCTAAATGAATATTATAACATTCTGTAATATATCTATCCACTACTTCTATTAAAAAGCACCTTCTCCACAACTATTATCAATTATATGTTTATCAATAATTTTTGCACCAGAATATAAAGTTCTATTTATTTATTTAATAATTTATATTTTTTATTAACATTGCTTTTTTATTTCTTAGCAATTTTTTAATCATATTGCGTTTGTTAAATATAAAATTTTTTAAATTAAGATTATCTAAATTAATAAAAAATATAAAATTATTACATTACAATTACTTATTCTCATAATTTTCTAATAAATTTTACATTTAAGTAGGTACTTTAAAATGCTAATTTATACTAACATATTTTTTAGAAAAAATAAATATTCTTAATTAAAATTTTATTAATTTTATATTCCAAATTTAACTATAAATCTTCCCGATACTTAATTTTCTTTAAGTTTTTGATCAACATCCATTATTTCCTAGTTTTGTTGTCAATCCTTATAAATAAAGGAACCAAACACAATAGCTAACAAAACCGCTAATACTAGTAAAACAACATCAGCAACAAAAACTAATATGATTTAATTTCTTCCTTTATTTTTTTCTTACCATAATAACTATTAAACACCGCAACTAAAATTGGCACTAAAATTCCTAAAACAAAAGCTAAAACCGAAATATATCAGGCATTGACAGTACAACTTATAATAAAATCATAAACAGAAAAACCAACAATAATTCCTAAAATTAAAGGAATTAAATAATACATCATAAATTGATATAGTTTTCCTAACTTAATTCATGATACTTGATTATTATAATTAATTAAAATTTGTAGTTTTTTGGCATGTCAAACAAAAAAGATGATTTGACTTAACGATACTAAAATTAAATCTAACCCCGCAGCTAATAATTGAAATGAATTAATTAACTGATAAGTGTTCTCAAAGACTAACGACAAACCAACAATAATAATTGTTCCGCAAATTCCACAAATCACTTTTTGATTACTAATATTATATTGTGTTTCAATTGCATCAACAATAACTTCAACATTTCCGACAGTAGTACTTAAACCCGCAATAAATAATGCTAAGAAGAATAAAACACCTAAAAAGTTTCCAACACCAACTAAGGTATTTTGATTAATAATATGAAAGGTTTCTGGTAAAACATTAAAGACAAAAACCATTGAATCATTTCCAAATTTATTTGTAATTTGTTCTTGAAATAATAAAATATTATTTTTATCTGAAACTAAATTATTAACAATCGCTCCAGAAGCACCAAAAATAAAGATCAAATTAGTAATTGATAAAAATAAGATTCCAATTACTAATAAATAAGCTTTTGAAGTATTATCCTGGTTTTGAGGACCAACACCAGCAAACCGCATCATCATCCCCATCCCTAATGATGTTGTAAAAAACGCTAGGGAAAAAACACTACTTCAAGTTTGACTCTGCTTTAATTTCTCTAAGTTCTCAACTAGAAATAATGTTGCTAGACCTTGTCTACTACCCGGAACTGTTAAAATATAAATTGCTAAAATTATAATAATTAAAAATAATAACGGCATAAAAAATTTATTAAGTTTTTCAATCCCCTTAATACCAAATAGTAACACTAAACCAACTAATAACACAACAAAAAGAAATGCTAAAAAAACAATTCATTGAAAACCACCGTTATTAGTAACCCCAAAGCCACCATGCTGTAAAATTTGACTATTGAAAATATTACCA from Spiroplasma sp. NBRC 100390 includes:
- a CDS encoding Eco57I restriction-modification methylase domain-containing protein, with the protein product MDRYITECYNIHLDQKQIVKNLSIFIHGIELDLVAYEKCIINLNNLLIKRNINLKVNWDIVFGDSLKEEKYDNKMDYVVGNPPYIRIHDLESINYKKFAFANKGMTDLFIIFYEISLKMLNSNGKLIYITPNSYFTSTAGEKLRHFIYSNKKINTIVNLKHFNPFENVTTYTTITLLNNSLNNSIYYFEYDKNKKIPKKIAKLNYSDFYINKQFYFSTKNSLNKFRKIMLTEFNRDIHIKNGVSSNLDSFFLIKIIMVNILLMQ
- a CDS encoding sodium-dependent transporter codes for the protein MSNKKQMTKFGFIVSSLGAAIGLGVIWGLPGYINKNGGFYFFLIYIFAMLIVGVPLLIFEFNLGNLRRKSVINIFDKESVCFSKFVGWFQSTLMIIIPIYYAVLVGYTVISIGIEFSPTLISNVNGNIFNSQILQHGGFGVTNNGGFQWIVFLAFLFVVLLVGLVLLFGIKGIEKLNKFFMPLLFLIIIILAIYILTVPGSRQGLATLFLVENLEKLKQSQTWSSVFSLAFFTTSLGMGMMMRFAGVGPQNQDNTSKAYLLVIGILFLSITNLIFIFGASGAIVNNLVSDKNNILLFQEQITNKFGNDSMVFVFNVLPETFHIINQNTLVGVGNFLGVLFFLALFIAGLSTTVGNVEVIVDAIETQYNISNQKVICGICGTIIIVGLSLVFENTYQLINSFQLLAAGLDLILVSLSQIIFFVWHAKKLQILINYNNQVSWIKLGKLYQFMMYYLIPLILGIIVGFSVYDFIISCTVNAWYISVLAFVLGILVPILVAVFNSYYGKKKIKEEIKSY